The Chanodichthys erythropterus isolate Z2021 chromosome 12, ASM2448905v1, whole genome shotgun sequence genome contains a region encoding:
- the LOC137033050 gene encoding interferon-induced protein 44-like, with translation MGASNSKQVQQPKPNPELDKPWRKLDWGQKEALKEKLENFSPGDPNVKDIKILIAGQVGAGKSSFINSIDSVFKGRVSSRALVSSSAGVSFTQKLKGFTIRSERKNLPFVFKDIMGLEAAVLAGSQTDDIINAVFGHVKDGYKFNQEQALTYKDQHYNCDPNLSDQAFCLVYVIDANTVDFTDDKLIDKLRIIRHRISDRGIPQVVIMTKVDTACPLVKDDLSKIYNSKKIKEKMEMCSAKTGVPMSNIFPVKNYHEETDTEDDADVLLLKALEQIVQIANDRLLDCESY, from the exons ACAGAAAGAAGCTCTGAAAGAAAAGCTGGAAAACTTCTCTCCGGGTGATCCAAATGTAAAGGACATCAAGATTCTGATAGCTGGACAAGTTGGAGCAGGAAAGTCCAGCTTTATCAACTCCATCGATAGTGTCTTTAAAGGACGGGTCTCCTCTAGAGCGCTAGTTAGTTCATCTGCTGGTGTtagtttcacacaaaaa CTCAAAGGATTCACCATCAGAAGTGAGAGAAAAAATTTGCCCTTCGTCTTCAAGGATATAATGGGCTTAGAAGCTGCTGTGTTGGCTGGGTCACAAACAGATGACATCATCAATGCTGTGTTTGGACATGTGAAGGATGGCTATAAA TTCAACCAGGAGCAGGCACTCACTTATAAGGATCAACATTACAACTGTGACCCTAACCTCTCCGATCAGGCTTTCTGCCTGGTTTATGTCATAGATGCAAATACAGTCGATTTCACAGATGATAAACTAATTGACAAGTTGAGGATCATCCGCCACAGAATCAGTGATCGGG GGATTCCTCAAGTAGTTATCATGACTAAAGTGGATACAGCTTGTCCGCTTGTCAAAGATGATCTAAGTAAGATCTACAATAGCAAGAAGATCAAAGAGAAG ATGGAGATGTGCAGTGCCAAAACAGGTGTGCCAATGTCAAACATCTTCCCAGTGAAGAACTACCATGAGGAGACTGACACAGAGGATGACGCTGATGTTCTGTTATTAAAGGCACTTGAACAGATTGTTCAAATTGCCAATGATAGATTGTTGGACTGTGAAAGCTACTGA